One region of Vitis vinifera cultivar Pinot Noir 40024 chromosome 1, ASM3070453v1 genomic DNA includes:
- the LOC100251688 gene encoding zinc-finger homeodomain protein 11 codes for MPNLRCFSPPMDVTATATATRPTDIETETTTTTTTISTPPHTHPPTKSLSFPNGGLKRHHSGAAPLLPVVLVSYKECLKNHAASLGGHALDGCGEFMPSPTSTPADPTSLKCAACGCHRNFHRRDPDEPTTHVIEIHRHPLGPPRRSSPSPSPSPPPPPHPSSYYSSAPQMLLALSSGGAGRSDEHQIHPITVTRQDIPNGRKRFRTKFSQEQKEKMFSFSEKLGWKMQKSDEGLVEEFCNEVGVGKGVLKVWMHNNKHTFGKRDISSNNNNNNDGHDTIISFATTNGLNNINGDSNHNEKTCSFDDHHQQNHLHHLSTNGSSSSS; via the coding sequence ATGCCTAATCTTAGATGCTTCAGCCCACCCATGGATGTCACCGCCACCGCCACAGCCACCCGACCCACTGATATTGAGACTGAaacaaccaccaccaccaccaccatctccACGCCACCGCACACCCACCCACCCACTAAGTCTTTGTCCTTTCCTAATGGAGGACTCAAGCGCCACCATTCAGGAGCAGCCCCACTACTGCCGGTGGTTCTTGTGTCGTATAAGGAATGTCTCAAGAACCATGCTGCTAGCCTAGGTGGGCACGCCTTGGACGGTTGCGGGGAGTTCATGCCGTCGCCGACTTCCACTCCTGCCGACCCCACCTCCCTCAAGTGCGCCGCCTGCGGCTGCCACCGCAATTTCCACCGCCGCGACCCTGATGAACCCACCACTCATGTCATCGAAATCCACCGCCACCCACTGGGGCCGCCCCGCCGGAGCTCACCCTCACCGTCCCCATCTCCACCGCCACCGCCCCATCCCTCGTCATACTACTCATCCGCACCCCAGATGCTCCTAGCTCTCAGCAGCGGCGGTGCGGGGCGGTCCGACGAGCACCAGATTCATCCCATAACGGTGACGAGGCAGGACATCCCAAATGGAAGAAAGCGGTTTCGCACCAAGTTCAGTCAAGAGCAGAAGGAGAAGATGTTCTCGTTCTCTGAAAAATTGGGGTGGAAGATGCAGAAGAGCGATGAGGGTTTGGTTGAAGAGTTCTGCAATGAAGTTGGTGTTGGCAAAGGGGTGCTCAAGGTTTGGATGCACAACAACAAGCACACTTTTGGTAAGAGAGATATTAGCagcaataacaacaacaataacgaCGGTCATGACACTATAATTAGCTTTGCCACCACCAATGGTCTCAACAATATCAATGGCGACAGCAACCACAATGAGAAGACTTGTAGTTTTGATGACCATCATCAACaaaatcatcttcatcatctttcCACTAATGGGTCTTCTTCCTCATCTTGA